From Agromyces sp. SYSU T00194, a single genomic window includes:
- a CDS encoding M24 family metallopeptidase, with protein MSPAIGPQDDPALAAGPPDVAGAPAGAGDAPVAADRAVKRRRLLDLLDARGADRLLLTSATALSWYLDGARVHVSLAGDPIAAVLVARDADEWLVFGNEAERMLAEELPHDPDASLHRVDWHEPLAATVPDGVLREGDVAAELRAARASLLPGELARYRALCREVAEVLTDAAAGAHPEQSERDVAAALAAGLAARGIDPLVTLVAGRSRLAHRHPLPTAAPVGDRAMLVVCGRRHGLIANATRWVRFGAARPEEADAEQRILAVESAFLDATVPGATLGDAFATGIAAYGANGFDPDEWRTHHQGGAAGYAGRDPRAVPGIADVVQAGQAFAWNPTAPGAKVEDTVLVGADGIERLTHDPRWPTAQVAGRIRPIELQR; from the coding sequence ATGAGCCCGGCGATCGGCCCCCAGGACGATCCGGCGCTCGCCGCCGGGCCGCCGGACGTCGCCGGCGCCCCCGCGGGTGCGGGCGACGCACCGGTGGCCGCCGACCGCGCCGTCAAGCGCCGCCGGCTGCTCGACCTGCTCGACGCGCGCGGGGCCGACCGACTGCTGCTCACCTCGGCGACCGCGCTGTCGTGGTACCTCGACGGCGCACGCGTGCACGTCTCCCTCGCGGGCGACCCGATCGCCGCGGTGCTCGTCGCGCGCGACGCCGACGAGTGGCTGGTCTTCGGCAACGAGGCCGAGCGGATGCTCGCCGAGGAACTGCCGCACGACCCCGACGCGTCGCTGCACCGCGTCGACTGGCACGAGCCGCTCGCGGCGACCGTGCCCGACGGCGTGCTGCGCGAGGGCGACGTCGCGGCCGAACTGCGCGCCGCGCGCGCGTCGCTGCTGCCGGGGGAGCTGGCACGCTACCGCGCGCTCTGCCGCGAGGTCGCCGAGGTGCTGACGGATGCCGCCGCGGGCGCCCACCCCGAGCAGTCCGAGCGCGACGTCGCCGCGGCGCTCGCCGCCGGCCTCGCCGCGCGGGGCATCGACCCCCTGGTGACCCTCGTCGCGGGGCGGTCGCGGCTGGCCCACCGGCATCCGCTGCCCACCGCCGCGCCGGTCGGCGACCGGGCCATGCTCGTCGTCTGCGGGCGCCGCCACGGGCTCATCGCCAACGCGACGCGCTGGGTGCGCTTCGGCGCCGCCCGCCCCGAGGAGGCCGACGCCGAGCAGCGCATCCTCGCCGTGGAGTCCGCGTTCCTCGACGCCACCGTGCCGGGCGCGACGCTCGGCGACGCGTTCGCCACGGGCATCGCCGCGTACGGCGCCAACGGCTTCGACCCCGACGAGTGGCGCACCCACCACCAGGGCGGCGCCGCCGGCTACGCGGGCCGCGACCCGCGCGCGGTGCCCGGCATCGCCGACGTCGTGCAGGCCGGGCAGGCGTTCGCCTGGAACCCGACCGCGCCTGGCGCGAAGGTCGAGGACACCGTGCTCGTCGGCGCGGACGGCATCGAACGCCTCACCCACGACCCGCGCTGGCCGACCGCGCAGGTCGCGGGTCGCATCCGCCCCATCGAGCTCCAGCGCTAG
- a CDS encoding FAD-dependent oxidoreductase: protein MTLSLRVAIVGAGPAGIYAGNILRRQVDDAGGEVAIDLFESLPAPYGLIRYGVAPDHPRIKGIVHSLHEMLDEGTIRLIGNVEVGRDVTVDELRERYDAVVFATGALRDAPLDIPGIDLPGSYGAADLVAWYDGHPDVPRDWPLEAEQIAVIGNGNVALDVARVLAKHPADLLTTDIPANVHAGLLASPVTDVHVFGRRGPSQVKFTPIELRELGHVPDVDIVVYDDDFDRAEGDPHAAQLVATNNQVKVMTRTLHGWRRAAGDAPTASRRLHLHFFHAPVEVLGDDAVEGVRFERTRPVGDGSVAGTGEFVDVPVQAVYRAVGYASSPLPGVPFDDAARVISNSEGRVTDATGSAVPGLYATGWIKRGPVGLIGHTKGDALETITHLVTDARAGVLAAPGAAPTVDAADGDEVLALLEARGIRFTTWAGWLALDAHERALGEAFAGPVARERVKVVPRDEQVEVSRRDALVAG, encoded by the coding sequence ATGACCCTCTCCCTCCGCGTCGCGATCGTCGGCGCCGGCCCCGCCGGCATCTACGCGGGCAACATCCTCCGCCGCCAGGTCGACGACGCCGGCGGCGAGGTCGCGATCGACCTGTTCGAGTCGCTGCCCGCGCCGTACGGCCTCATCCGCTACGGCGTCGCACCCGACCACCCGCGCATCAAGGGCATCGTGCACTCGCTGCACGAGATGCTCGACGAGGGCACGATCCGCCTCATCGGCAACGTCGAGGTGGGCCGCGACGTCACGGTCGACGAGCTGCGCGAGCGCTACGACGCCGTCGTCTTCGCGACCGGCGCGCTGCGCGACGCCCCGCTCGACATTCCGGGCATCGACCTGCCCGGCTCGTACGGCGCGGCCGACCTCGTCGCCTGGTACGACGGGCACCCCGACGTGCCGCGCGACTGGCCGCTCGAGGCGGAGCAGATCGCGGTGATCGGCAACGGCAACGTGGCGCTCGACGTGGCGCGCGTGCTGGCGAAGCATCCGGCCGACCTGCTCACGACCGACATCCCCGCGAACGTGCACGCCGGGCTGCTCGCCTCGCCCGTGACCGACGTGCACGTGTTCGGCCGCCGCGGACCGTCGCAGGTGAAGTTCACGCCGATCGAGCTGCGCGAGCTCGGGCACGTGCCCGACGTCGACATCGTGGTGTACGACGACGACTTCGACCGCGCCGAGGGCGACCCGCACGCGGCGCAGCTCGTCGCCACGAACAACCAGGTCAAGGTCATGACCCGCACCCTGCACGGCTGGCGCCGGGCCGCGGGCGACGCGCCGACCGCGTCGCGCCGACTGCACCTGCACTTCTTCCACGCACCGGTCGAAGTGCTCGGCGACGACGCCGTCGAGGGCGTGCGGTTCGAGCGCACCCGCCCCGTGGGCGACGGCTCGGTCGCGGGCACCGGCGAGTTCGTCGACGTGCCCGTGCAGGCCGTGTACCGCGCGGTCGGGTACGCGAGCTCGCCGCTGCCGGGCGTGCCGTTCGACGATGCGGCGCGCGTGATCTCGAACTCCGAAGGGCGGGTGACGGATGCCACGGGCTCCGCGGTTCCCGGCCTCTACGCGACCGGCTGGATCAAGCGCGGCCCCGTCGGCCTCATCGGCCACACGAAGGGCGACGCGCTCGAGACGATCACGCACCTCGTCACCGACGCGCGGGCCGGCGTGCTGGCGGCGCCCGGGGCGGCGCCGACGGTCGACGCCGCGGACGGCGACGAGGTGCTCGCGCTGCTCGAGGCACGGGGCATCCGCTTCACGACCTGGGCCGGATGGCTCGCGCTCGACGCGCACGAGCGCGCACTGGGCGAGGCGTTCGCGGGCCCGGTCGCGCGCGAGCGCGTGAAGGTCGTGCCCCGCGACGAGCAGGTCGAGGTGTCGCGCCGGGACGCGCTCGTCGCCGGCTGA